A DNA window from Bos indicus x Bos taurus breed Angus x Brahman F1 hybrid chromosome 16, Bos_hybrid_MaternalHap_v2.0, whole genome shotgun sequence contains the following coding sequences:
- the NADK gene encoding NAD kinase isoform X1, with translation MEQEKVNGNKEPSAEASSYRCSACHGDEDWGLGHPLRGRAKSRSLSAAPVLASAREFRRTRSLHGPCPVTTFGPKACVLQNPQTIMHIQDPASQRLTWNKSPKSVLVIKKIRDASLLQPFKELCAYLMEENNMIVYVEKKVLEDPALLSDDHFGPVKRKFCTFREDYDDISNQIDLIICLGGDGTLLYASSLFQGSVPPVMAFHLGSLGFLTPFNFENFQSQVTQVIQGNAAVVLRSRLKVRVVKEPRGKKVAVPNGISENGVLAAGLDVEVGKQAVQYQVLNEVVIDRGPSSYLSNVDVYLDGHLITTVQGDACPAGVIVSTPTGSTAYAAAAGASMIHPNVPAIMVTPICPHSLSFRPIVVPAGVELKIMLSPEARNTAWVSFDGRKRQEIRHGDSISITTSCYPLPSICVRDPVSDWFESLAQCLHWNVRKKQAHFPEDEEDADEEGGEERAGS, from the exons ATGGAACAAGAAAAAGTCAACGGGAACAAGGAGCCGAGTGCAGAGGCATCTTCGTACCGCTGTTCCGCGTGCCATGGGGATGAGGACTGGGGCCTGGGGCACCCACTCCGGGGCCGCGCCAAGTCCCGCAGCCTGTCGGCCGCGCCTGTCCTGGCCAGCGCCCGAGAGTTCAG GAGGACCCGCTCCCTGCACGGGCCGTGCCCAGTGACCACGTTTGGACCAAAGGCCTGCGTGCTGCAGAATCCCCAGACCATCAT GCACATCCAAGACCCTGCCAGCCAGCGGTTGACATGGAACAAGTCCCCGAAGAGTGTCCTCGTCATCAAGAAGATCCGGGACGCCAGCCTGCTGCAGCCCTTCAAGGAGCTCTGCGCGTACCTGATGGAG GAGAACAACATGATCGTGTATGTGGAGAAGAAGGTTCTGGAAGACCCCGCCCTCTTGAGCGATGATCACTTTGGGCCAGTGAAGAGGAAGTTCTgcaccttcagagaag ATTACGATGACATCTCCAATCAGATCGACCTCATCATCTGCCTGGGGGGTGACGGGACCCTTCTATACGCTTCCTCCCTCTTCCAG GGTAGCGTGCCTCCAGTCATGGCATTCCATCTGGGCTCCCTGGGCTTCCTGACCCCCTTCAACTTCGAGAACTTTCAGTCGCAAGTTACTCAGGTGATACAGG GGAACGCAGCTGTTGTTCTCCGGAGCCGGCTGAAGGTCAGGGTCGTGAAGGAGCCCCGAGGGAAGAAGGTGGCCGTCCCTAATGGCATCAGCGAGAACGGGGTGCTGGCTGCAGGCCTGGACGTGGAGGTTGGGAAGCAGGCTGTGCAGTACCAG GTCCTGAACGAGGTGGTGATCGACAGAGGCCCCTCCTCTTACCTGTCCAACGTGGACGTCTACCTGGATGGGCACCTCATCACCACAGTACAGGGCGATG CCTGTCCCGCAGGCGTGATCGTCTCCACCCCGACGGGCAGCACGGCGTATGCGGCCGCCGCGGGGGCGTCCATGATCCACCCCAACGTGCCCGCCATCATGGTCACACCCATCTGCCCCCACTCGCTGTCCTTTCGGCCCATTGTGGTGCCCGCGGGGGTTGAGCTGAAG ATCATGCTGTCACCAGAGGCAAGGAACACTGCATGGGTGTCTTTCGATGGACGAAAGAGACAGGAGATCCGCCACGGAGACAG CATTAGCATCACGACCTCTTGCTACCCTCTTCCCTCCATCTGCGTTCGCGACCCCGTGAGCGACTGGTTCGAGAGCCTGGCGCAGTGTCTGCACTGGAATGTGCGGAAGAAGCAGGCCCACTTCCCTGAGGACGAGGAGGACGCGGacgaggagggtggggaggagcggGCGGGGAGCTAG
- the NADK gene encoding NAD kinase isoform X2 translates to MEQEKVNGNKEPSAEASSYRCSACHGDEDWGLGHPLRGRAKSRSLSAAPVLASAREFRRTRSLHGPCPVTTFGPKACVLQNPQTIMHIQDPASQRLTWNKSPKSVLVIKKIRDASLLQPFKELCAYLMEENNMIVYVEKKVLEDPALLSDDHFGPVKRKFCTFREDYDDISNQIDLIICLGGDGTLLYASSLFQGSVPPVMAFHLGSLGFLTPFNFENFQSQVTQVIQGNAAVVLRSRLKVRVVKEPRGKKVAVPNGISENGVLAAGLDVEVGKQAVQYQVLNEVVIDRGPSSYLSNVDVYLDGHLITTVQGDGVIVSTPTGSTAYAAAAGASMIHPNVPAIMVTPICPHSLSFRPIVVPAGVELKIMLSPEARNTAWVSFDGRKRQEIRHGDSISITTSCYPLPSICVRDPVSDWFESLAQCLHWNVRKKQAHFPEDEEDADEEGGEERAGS, encoded by the exons ATGGAACAAGAAAAAGTCAACGGGAACAAGGAGCCGAGTGCAGAGGCATCTTCGTACCGCTGTTCCGCGTGCCATGGGGATGAGGACTGGGGCCTGGGGCACCCACTCCGGGGCCGCGCCAAGTCCCGCAGCCTGTCGGCCGCGCCTGTCCTGGCCAGCGCCCGAGAGTTCAG GAGGACCCGCTCCCTGCACGGGCCGTGCCCAGTGACCACGTTTGGACCAAAGGCCTGCGTGCTGCAGAATCCCCAGACCATCAT GCACATCCAAGACCCTGCCAGCCAGCGGTTGACATGGAACAAGTCCCCGAAGAGTGTCCTCGTCATCAAGAAGATCCGGGACGCCAGCCTGCTGCAGCCCTTCAAGGAGCTCTGCGCGTACCTGATGGAG GAGAACAACATGATCGTGTATGTGGAGAAGAAGGTTCTGGAAGACCCCGCCCTCTTGAGCGATGATCACTTTGGGCCAGTGAAGAGGAAGTTCTgcaccttcagagaag ATTACGATGACATCTCCAATCAGATCGACCTCATCATCTGCCTGGGGGGTGACGGGACCCTTCTATACGCTTCCTCCCTCTTCCAG GGTAGCGTGCCTCCAGTCATGGCATTCCATCTGGGCTCCCTGGGCTTCCTGACCCCCTTCAACTTCGAGAACTTTCAGTCGCAAGTTACTCAGGTGATACAGG GGAACGCAGCTGTTGTTCTCCGGAGCCGGCTGAAGGTCAGGGTCGTGAAGGAGCCCCGAGGGAAGAAGGTGGCCGTCCCTAATGGCATCAGCGAGAACGGGGTGCTGGCTGCAGGCCTGGACGTGGAGGTTGGGAAGCAGGCTGTGCAGTACCAG GTCCTGAACGAGGTGGTGATCGACAGAGGCCCCTCCTCTTACCTGTCCAACGTGGACGTCTACCTGGATGGGCACCTCATCACCACAGTACAGGGCGATG GCGTGATCGTCTCCACCCCGACGGGCAGCACGGCGTATGCGGCCGCCGCGGGGGCGTCCATGATCCACCCCAACGTGCCCGCCATCATGGTCACACCCATCTGCCCCCACTCGCTGTCCTTTCGGCCCATTGTGGTGCCCGCGGGGGTTGAGCTGAAG ATCATGCTGTCACCAGAGGCAAGGAACACTGCATGGGTGTCTTTCGATGGACGAAAGAGACAGGAGATCCGCCACGGAGACAG CATTAGCATCACGACCTCTTGCTACCCTCTTCCCTCCATCTGCGTTCGCGACCCCGTGAGCGACTGGTTCGAGAGCCTGGCGCAGTGTCTGCACTGGAATGTGCGGAAGAAGCAGGCCCACTTCCCTGAGGACGAGGAGGACGCGGacgaggagggtggggaggagcggGCGGGGAGCTAG
- the NADK gene encoding NAD kinase isoform X3 yields the protein MEQEKVNGNKEPSAEASSYRCSACHGDEDWGLGHPLRGRAKSRSLSAAPVLASAREFRRTRSLHGPCPVTTFGPKACVLQNPQTIMHIQDPASQRLTWNKSPKSVLVIKKIRDASLLQPFKELCAYLMEENNMIVYVEKKVLEDPALLSDDHFGPVKRKFCTFREDYDDISNQIDLIICLGGDGTLLYASSLFQGSVPPVMAFHLGSLGFLTPFNFENFQSQVTQVIQGNAAVVLRSRLKVRVVKEPRGKKVAVPNGISENGVLAAGLDVEVGKQAVQYQVLNEVVIDRGPSSYLSNVDVYLDGHLITTVQGDACPAGVIVSTPTGSTAYAAAAGASMIHPNVPAIMVTPICPHSLSFRPIVVPAGVELKIMLSPEARNTAWVSFDGRKRQEIRHGDR from the exons ATGGAACAAGAAAAAGTCAACGGGAACAAGGAGCCGAGTGCAGAGGCATCTTCGTACCGCTGTTCCGCGTGCCATGGGGATGAGGACTGGGGCCTGGGGCACCCACTCCGGGGCCGCGCCAAGTCCCGCAGCCTGTCGGCCGCGCCTGTCCTGGCCAGCGCCCGAGAGTTCAG GAGGACCCGCTCCCTGCACGGGCCGTGCCCAGTGACCACGTTTGGACCAAAGGCCTGCGTGCTGCAGAATCCCCAGACCATCAT GCACATCCAAGACCCTGCCAGCCAGCGGTTGACATGGAACAAGTCCCCGAAGAGTGTCCTCGTCATCAAGAAGATCCGGGACGCCAGCCTGCTGCAGCCCTTCAAGGAGCTCTGCGCGTACCTGATGGAG GAGAACAACATGATCGTGTATGTGGAGAAGAAGGTTCTGGAAGACCCCGCCCTCTTGAGCGATGATCACTTTGGGCCAGTGAAGAGGAAGTTCTgcaccttcagagaag ATTACGATGACATCTCCAATCAGATCGACCTCATCATCTGCCTGGGGGGTGACGGGACCCTTCTATACGCTTCCTCCCTCTTCCAG GGTAGCGTGCCTCCAGTCATGGCATTCCATCTGGGCTCCCTGGGCTTCCTGACCCCCTTCAACTTCGAGAACTTTCAGTCGCAAGTTACTCAGGTGATACAGG GGAACGCAGCTGTTGTTCTCCGGAGCCGGCTGAAGGTCAGGGTCGTGAAGGAGCCCCGAGGGAAGAAGGTGGCCGTCCCTAATGGCATCAGCGAGAACGGGGTGCTGGCTGCAGGCCTGGACGTGGAGGTTGGGAAGCAGGCTGTGCAGTACCAG GTCCTGAACGAGGTGGTGATCGACAGAGGCCCCTCCTCTTACCTGTCCAACGTGGACGTCTACCTGGATGGGCACCTCATCACCACAGTACAGGGCGATG CCTGTCCCGCAGGCGTGATCGTCTCCACCCCGACGGGCAGCACGGCGTATGCGGCCGCCGCGGGGGCGTCCATGATCCACCCCAACGTGCCCGCCATCATGGTCACACCCATCTGCCCCCACTCGCTGTCCTTTCGGCCCATTGTGGTGCCCGCGGGGGTTGAGCTGAAG ATCATGCTGTCACCAGAGGCAAGGAACACTGCATGGGTGTCTTTCGATGGACGAAAGAGACAGGAGATCCGCCACGGAGACAG gtGA